The proteins below come from a single Cryptococcus gattii WM276 chromosome D, complete sequence genomic window:
- a CDS encoding uncharacterized protein (Similar to TIGR gene model, INSD accession AAW43314.1) has product MRRLILAVPHTLVLIVIKALAAAMCVQSIKSRRLSIDSTASSRKLSSSSITTASEVRPLPSVTLPGPSHLFPPLQSAGLPIDPSEDSTNPGRIPDETQNVLGLDTNLQRQQHGLFPSSPSSSNTPSGTTQFIGQSTPGSGFIDPASLNVASSSAIENLIDIPTDAMLSTPAIPSYPELLTFDPSWEWFGNLFGWGSDTNIDLDVGLQNSMFESNGVGPASSTDTLSAAWLLCATPRAGSPVTGEGIRAQGMADPFGRKDDTPWPNIFKPNVPDRPLTLGGVKASSDTRPPRSGPKSISEASRNAMLSLIYLSHQPHWLMPDIDDFPDDDTLSDFVDLYFEKFHPMFPILHRPTFSEGDTPALLLLSVAAIGATFADLKYRPLAVALCELVRRMIAWMRGSDQRAKFDRHALAAFTLQTALGVVCGSREMFYHAEISRCSLVTTCRRLHLLRGLDTATEDLYKRKKHPSNEERYRAYLKDEERRRLGWGVYFLDAQMSAMLLIPPIFVVNEARVHPPGDEALWEAPNAEAWASIIAKGEAPDPSFPRPRFLKLLSMCMAGQDGQMVMSDFTVGIVTYTIWRLLMDQRSLQKAIGVGLSENGMDLAICFQTDILDTQPGYLLTRLATSTFPIRSPSYLRLSPAALYHHARLVFTRPGLIQRVKHLSGKYEPDMTQEGTLLWLKTWLADGSEVRKIVWHAGVLSELMAENPRGSIGELIWTFDCALIFWIVLKHAPQQLTSALPVAFFAANWLCITPPEMWIAHGGQITFPLLGSSTTWTVSAMLRIFMDRLHKMPWGLAVQYHLVLNKLLEAESEGASQL; this is encoded by the exons ATGAGAAGACTC ATATTGGCAGTACCCCATACTCTTGTCCTTATTGTAATAAAAGCTTTGGCCGCAGCGATGTGCGTGCAAAGCAT AAAATCACGGAGGCTTTCGATTGACTCGACTGCTTCTAGCCGTAAACTCTCTTCGTCAAGCATTACTACTGCTTCCGAGGTCCGGCCTTTGCCAAGTGTTACGCTGCCGGGTCCCTCACACTTGTTCCCTCCTTTACAAAGTGCCGGTCTTCCAATTGATCCCTCAGAAGACTCTACTAATCCGGGAAGAATACCTGATGAGACGCAAAACGTTCTGGGACTTGACACCAACTTGCAAAGGCAGCAACATGGTCTCTTCCCAAGTAGTCCGTCATCTTCAAATACACCCTCTGGGACCACTCAGTTCATTGGACAAAGTACGCCAGGTAGCGGGTTCATTGATCCTGCCAGTTTGAATGTTGCTTCATCTTCGGCAATTGAAAATCTGATTGATATTCCAACAG ATGCCATGTTATCCACTCCTGCAATCCCTTCCTACCCAGAATTATTAACATTTGATCCGAGCTGGGAATGGTTCGGTAATTTGTTTGGTTGGGGATCTGACACCAATATTGATCTGGATGTCGGTCTTCAGAATAGCATGTTTGAGAGCAATGGAGTGGGACCTGCCAGTTCAACTGATACACTCAGTGCTGCGTGGCTACTATGCGCAACACCTAGGGCTGGGAGTCCAGTAACAGGTGAAGGTATTAGAGCTCAGGGGATGGCAGACCCATTTGGAAGAAAAGATGACACGCCTTGG ccCAACATATTCAAACCCAACGTTCCAGACCGTCCCCTGACCTTGGGGGGTGTCAAGGCCTCCTCAGATACCCGTCCCCCTCGTTCAGGACCAAAATCTATCAGCGAAGCTTCCCGCAACGCCATGCTTTCACTCATCTATCTTTCTCATCAGCCACATTGGCTCATGCCGGATATTGATGATTTCCCTGACGACGACACTTTGTCAGACTTTGTGGATTTATATTTCGAAAAATTCCATCCAATGTTTCCTATTCTGCACAGACCTACTTTTTCCGAAGGCGACACCCCCGCATTATTGCTGTTATCGGTGGCAGCAATCGGAGCGACTTTTGCAGACCTGAAATACCGACCACTCGCGGTGGCCCTTTGTGAACTAGTACGGAGAATGATTGCCTGGATG AGAGGCAGCGACCAACGAGCGAAATTTGACCGCCATGCCCTAGCTGCATTTACTCTACAAACGGCCCTTGGCGTGGTCTGCGGTTCCCGCGAAATGTTTTACCATGCTGAGATCTCCAGATGCAGTCTTGTCACCACTTGCCGAAGATTACATTTGTTAAGAGGTCTGGATACTGCTACGGAGGACTTGTATAAAAGGAAAAAACATCCCAGCAACGAAGAGAGATATAGGGCGTATttgaaagatgaagagaggagaagattggGATGGGGTGTATAT TTTCTGGACGCCCAGATGTCGGCAATGTTATTGATCCCTCCCATCTTCGTGGTGAACGAAGCCCGCGTCCATCCACCAGGGGACGAAGCCTTATGGGAGGCCCCTAATGCAGAAGCATGGGCATCAATCATAGCCAAGGGAGAAGCTCCTGACCCAAGTTTTCCCAGGCCAAGGTTTCTGAAGCTGTTAAGTATGTGTATGGCTGGACAGGATGGACAGATGGTCATGTCTGATTTCACTGTGGGGATTGTGACGTACACCATATGGAG GCTGCTGATGGACCAGCGCTCGTTACAAAAGGCGATAGGGGTGGGCCTTTCGGAAAACGGTATGGATCTGGCGATCTGTTTTCAGACAGATATTCTTGACAC ACAACCAGGGTACCTTCTCACACGTCTTGCGACATCCACATTCCCCATTCGGTCCCCTAGTTATCTTCGCCTGAGTCCCGCGGCGCTTTATCACCATGCACGGCTAGTATTTACTCGTCCGGGGCTTATTCAGCGGGTGAAACATCTTTCGGGTAAATATGAGCCCGATATGACCCAAGAAGGTACGCTGTTGTGGCTCAAGACATGGCTGGCAGATGGGTCAGAGGTGAGGAAAATAGTATGGCATGCCGGTGTTTTGAGTGAGCTCATGGCGGAGAATCCGAGAGG GTCAATTGGAGAGTTAATCTGGACATTCGACTGTGCTCTTATATTCTGGATTGTCTTGAAGCATGCTCCGCAACAACTGACTTCTGCTTTACCAGTTGCCTTCTTTGCCGCCAACT GGCTCTGCATAACCCCGCCAGAGATGTGGATCGCCCATGGTGGTCAGATAACCTTTCCACTGCTCGGCTCATCTACCACTTGGACAGTGAGCGCTATGCTAAGAATATTCATGGACAGGTTGCACAAGATGCCCTGGGGTTTAGCGGTACAGTATCATCTGGTGTTGAACAAGCTGCTAGAAGCAGAAAGCGAGGGTGCTAGTCAACTGTAG
- a CDS encoding NADP(+) coupled glycerol dehydrogenase, putative; Gcy1p (Similar to TIGR gene model, INSD accession AAW42882.1) produces the protein MSAPTSFKLNTGATIPAVGLGTWQAKAGEVRQAVAHALKAGYRHIDGALCYQNEEEVGLGIKDSGVPRSEIFLTSKVWSSYHDRVEECLDITLKSLQTDYLDLYLIHWPVRLVPNGTHPLFPTKPDGSRNLDWDWDQAKTWAQMEDVLKKGKVKAIGLSNAGIPIIEHIIKTGKVTPAALQVELHPYCPQHALLKYCKEKGILLEAYSPLGSTSSPLHEDPDLVAVAKKHNVPTATVLISYQVNRGVVVLPKSVTPARIESNLKTIKLDEEDMNRLDKLAEGGKQTRFTTPPWGSDFGFPDWFGAGNKDAPEGARLLAGKA, from the exons ATGTCTGCCCCAACCTCCTTCAAACTCAACACTGGTGCTACTATCCCTGCCGTCGGTCTCG GCACCTGGCAGGCCAAAGCTGGAGAAGTCCGCCAAGCTGTTGCCCATGCTCTCAAGGCTGGCTACAGACACATTGATGGTGCTCTTTGCTACCAG AACGAAGAGGAAGTCGGTCTCGGCATTAAGGACAGCGGTGTTCCCCGATCGGAAATCTTCTTGACTTCCAAAGT CTGGTCCTCCTACCATGACCGCGTCGAGGAGTGTTTGGACATCACTCTTAAATCCTTGCAGACCGACTACCTCGACCTCTACCTCATTCACTGGCCTGTGCGTCTTGTCCCTAACGGCACTCACCCTCTTTTCCCCACTAAGCCTGATGGTTCTCGAAACCTCGACTGGGACTGGGATCAAGCCAAGACCTGGGCTCAGATGGAGGACGTGttgaagaagggcaaggtGAAGGCTATCGGGTTGTCCAATGCTGGTATCCCCATCATTGAGCACATTATCAAGACTGGCAAAGTAACCCCTGCCGCCCTCCAAGTTGAACTTCACCCCTACTGCCCGCAACATGCCCTTCTGAAGTACTGCAAAGAGAAGGGTATTCTTCTTGAAGCTTATTCTCCCCTTGGTTCTACTTCATCTCCCTTGCACGAGGACCCCGATCTCGTCGCTGTGGCCAAGAAGCACAATGTCCCCACTGCCACCGTGCTCATCTCCTACCAAGTCAACAGGGGTGTAGTTGTGTTGCCTAAGAGCGTAACTCCTGCCAGAATTGAGAGCAACCTCAAGACCATCAAGTTGGACGAGGAAGACATGAACAGACTTGACAAGCTTGCAGAGGGCGGTAAGCAGACCCGGTTCACTACTCCTCCTTGGGGTTCCGACTTC GGATTCCCTGATTGGTTTGGCGCTGGTAACAAGGATGCACCGGAGGGTGCCCGTCTTTTGGCTGGCAAGGCTTAA
- a CDS encoding GrfA protein, putative (Similar to TIGR gene model, INSD accession AAW42880.1), whose translation MLFRPYNPQIHSMPTPHLPLAGPSLSSHRPRTLSLHSHDSHPQHEEQIHPPRKYTDPTRHTHHISLSQKQDQELAVDLDAYSTADYGDEAFGDRDPTLSFVTSSTVDSVAGIPQVAMSYSHSSRITDAKGEQEPNVSMRSTSGRATTYSSAESSTGSGAFSYHTYSDHIYTPSPPLPQIPDEHNSSDTSSMTADYPIPRGNADRSHAHQIRPPLSPSHSFTHRPWKRDVVNRLRSDSVSSAFTAASTSTDDSATSSSQIPLPDAAYHYAYDDFTLPYEQEQAEPEALAMIKEGREKLLNMEKIDAMGGGEALNDSVICSLAGVTHLLLPSCGSRILDLLPRLLSVLAPSLVVLDLSDNKLSLLPDSLQCCTSLEELNLSGNPLRLLPQWMGNLSALRVLVVDGCGLTVLPQGLCHLHYLHTICVRRNQLVCLPPWLCLLSHLETLKVDGNPFTPEWARIVPPILGGPLPSMASSSRGRNAHHRHLSINNGIRTPVSMVSLESSDNEPNSASSSTLNLEQSSSGIASSSASQSTQLVSALSSIAEDNLHSAPLSKTHAIGGSFTSPELMAGTPHSHGSLRKMRSAGALLRSLDQPTLNTSSSFTPTRPVIAERFATEGQRAASAMGNYQEKPQIQPGKLVKSSAPRTTVASTKAGRWGFLRKMSMNRLRPDKEKITAIATSASDNLKSLPPLPPIRHQHSDPIQHVTIRPRMVTTVSAATLPSRKIADFEPLEFGQMTSCSISSALTMPISGLPYQSSPISMASTGTGLALRGKRRSFLPIDGPPLINVQIPTSAFSTMGTADNIPQLTTEAPTPQTTILPHTPAQPMVGSPVTDTEHEERYTRGLDTIKLILRDLHDLSRRSVMPHDGSGVMGNSSADSSYAASTVPSDHPGSPLSSNRDSFINVRQARRPTLEGDARDLPAADSEELNERERSLSLSGKKFKNDKSKRTKCIHEIWETERTYVRNLGELVAIYVRPASQPVNQSKSVVETVVPAAERKIVFGGVESILAIHRDNFLPALENVLRQLVENGDDEKGTLSIDTAYSVGEVFRTYIAYMKQYSTYITNFDNALARMKTWSLSNSGSSTPVFSGKSSAANVSVNALAAGMGAVSLSAAAVQTASGQSMSSSQRKRVKTFLKKAREHPMHSQISLESYLLLPIQRIPRYKLLLTELAMCTPARSDGLPDALDDALTEISSLASLMNEEKRDADSRLRLLDWQKRFTNSGRSPLVQPHRRLVMEGPLTLSRIVKKASTFVECETVVEGDGDHTIIPGRAVVPVDYVMPESVEREVMLILCSDMMVLATDRGEGWDGHVNVFNVLRMTSMIEPASLTGGNILRVVDNSSIYYFRGVSRENTLQWCRAINSARR comes from the exons ATGCTTTTTCGCCCATACAATCCCCAGATTCATTCCATGCCCACCCCACATCTTCCCCTTGCTGGGccctctctttcctcccaCAGACCTCGCACACTCTCTCTACATTCCCACGACAGCCACCCGCAGCATGAGGAACAAATACATCCTCCGCGCAAGTATACAGACCCCACTCGACATACACACCACATCTCTTTAAGCCAAAAACAAGATCAAGAGCTCGCCGTGGATCTCGACGCGTATTCGACCGCCGACTATGGTGATGAAGCCTTCGGAGACAGGGATCCCACCCTGAGCTTTGTGACATCTTCAACCGTCGATTCCGTGGCTGGCATCCCACAAGTAGCGATGTCATATAGCCACTCCTCTCGTATAACCGATGCTAAGGGCGAGCAGGAACCCAACGTGTCTATGCGTTCCACAAGTGGTCGCGCTACCACATATTCCTCAGCCGAATCGTCCACTGGCTCGGGCGCTTTTTCCTATCATACCTACTCTGATCACATCTATACTCCCTCGccacctcttccccaaATACCAGATGAACACAATTCTTCGGATACATCAAGTATGACTGCAGACTATCCCATCCCACGTGGCAACGCAGACCGGTCCCATGCTCATCAGATTCGGCCTCCCCTTTCACCCTCACATTCCTTTACCCATAGACCATGGAAACGCGATGTCGTCAACCGGTTACGAAGCGACTCGGTATCATCGGCTTTTACTGCAGCTTCAACTTCTACAGACGACTCGGCTACATCGTCCAGTCAGATTCCACTGCCAGATGCGGCTTATCACTATGCGTATGACGACTTTACCTTGCCCTACGAACAGGAGCAGGCTGAGCCTGAAGCCCTCGCAATGATCAAGGAAGGTAGAGAAAAACTCTTAAATATGGAGAAGATTGATGCAATGGGTGGCGGAGAGGCTCTGAATGATAGCGTGATTTGTTCTCTGGCTG GCGTGACACATCTTCTTCTACCATCTTGTGGATCACGGATACTTGATCTGCTTCCACGTTTGCTATCGGTGCTTGCACCGTCGTTGGTGGTATTGGATCTATCCGATAATAAATTGAGTCTTTTACCTGATTCACTTCAATGTTGCACATCACTGGAAGAACTAAACCTGTCGGGAAACCCTCTGCGACTTCTCCCACAATGGATGGGAAATTTAAGCGCTTTGAGAGTACTCGTGGTAGACGGGTGCGGGCTTACAGTCCTACCACAAGGGCTGTGCCACTTGCATTACTTGCATACTATCTGTG TTCGCAGGAACCAGTTGGTGTGTTTACCACCGTGGCTTTGTCTCTTAAGTCATCTGGAGACACTGAAGGTCGATGGGAATCCTTTCACTCCTGAATGGGCTCGGATTGTGCCCCCTATCCTGGGGGGCCCATTACCGTCAATGGCGTCCAGCTCGAGGGGACGAAATGCCCATCATCGGCATCTCTCCATCAATAATGGTATTCGCACTCCGGTTTCTATGGTATCTTTGGAAAGCTCTGACAATGAACCTAATTCGGCTTCGTCGTCGACACTCAACCTTGAACAATCGTCATCTGGCATTGCATCATCTTCTGCGTCCCAGTCAACACAACTTGTGTCGGCTTTGAGCTCAATCGCCGAAGACAACCTCCATTCTGCTCCTCTTTCCAAAACCCATGCAATCGGTGGAAGCTTTACGTCCCCTGAACTAATGGCCGGGACGCCTCATTCTCACGGTAGTTTGCGAAAAATGCGCTCTGCTGGTGCACTCCTTAGATCTCTCGATCAACCAACGTTGAACACCTCTTCTAGTTTCACACCGACGCGTCCAGTGATTGCTGAGCGTTTCGCCACAGAAGGGCAGCGGGCGGCGAGCGCGATGGGTAATTATCAAGAGAAGCCTCAGATCCAGCCAGGGAAACTTGTCAAGTCTTCTGCTCCGAGAACTACTGTTGCATCCACAAAGGCTGGCAGATGGGGATTCCTCCGTAAAATGTCGATGAATCGACTTCGACCGGATAAGGAAAAGATAACTGCCATCGCCACTTCAGCCTCTGACAACCTCAAATCCCTCCCACCCCTCCCTCCCATTCGTCACCAACACTCCGATCCTATACAACATGTCACCATCCGTCCTCGAATGGTTACTACCGTATCAGCAGCCACATTGCCAAGCCGGAAGATAGCAGACTTTGAGCCATTGGAGTTTGGCCAAATGACCAGCTGTTCAATTTCCTCGGCATTAACAATGCCTATATCAGGGCTGCCGTACCAATCGTCTCCCATAAGTATGGCATCGACTGGAACCGGGTTGGCATTGCGAGGAAAAAGGCGGAGTTTCCTACCGATCGATGGTCCACCTTTAATCAATGTCCAGATCCCTACATCTGCCTTCTCGACCATGGGCACTGCAGATAATATTCCGCAGCTAACAACTGAAGCACCTACTCCACAGACCACAATACTGCCTCACACCCCAGCCCAGCCTATGGTTGGATCTCCTGTCACCGATACCGAGCATGAAGAAAGGTATACCAGGGGACTTGATACTATAAAGCTTATTCTTCGTGATCTCCACGACTTGTCCAGGCGCTCAGTCATGCCTCATGATGGGTCCGGAGTCATGGGTAATAGCAGTGCGGATAGCAGTTATGCCGCTTCCACCGTTCCATCCGACCACCCAGGCTCCCCCTTGTCCTCAAATCGAGATTCGTTCATCAATGTTCGACAGGCAAGGCGGCCGACTCTTGAAGGGGACGCCAGAGATTTGCCGGCGGCTGATTCAGAGGAGCTTAATGAACGGGAGCGATCCTTGTCCTTATCTGGTAAAAAGTTCAAGAACGACAAGTCAAAGCGAACTAAATGTATCCATGAGATATGGGAAACCGAAAGAACTTATGTCCGGAATCTAGGTGAACTGGTGGCCATCTACGTTCGACCAGCCTCTCAACCCGTTAATCAAAGTAAATCCGTTGTGGAGACCGTTGTCCCTGCTGCTGAGCGCAAAATAGTGTTTGGTGGCGTGGAGAGCATCCTTGCCATTCATCGAGATAATTTTTTGCCTGCTTTGGAAAACGTTTTGAGACAGCTAGTCGAAAATGGGGATGACGAGAAGGGCACTTTGTCTATCGACACCGCATACAGTGTCGGCGAGGTTTTTAGGACTTATATCGCCTACATGAAGCAGTACTCCACATATATTACGAATTTCGATAACGCTCTGGCTCGAATGAAGACTTGGTCACTGTCGAACTCTGGTAGCTCAACCCCTGTATTCTCGGGCAAGTCATCAGCGGCAAATGTCTCTGTGAACGCATTGGCTGCTGGAATGGGCGCTGTCTCGTTGTCAGCAGCAGCTGTCCAAACAGCCTCGGGGCAATCTATGTCCTCGAGTCAGAGGAAACGGGTCAAGACTTTTCTGAAAAAGGCCAGAGAGCATCCTATGCACTCCCAGATCAGTCTAGAAAGCTACCTACTTTTGCCAATCCAGAGGATTCCCAGGTACAAGCTGCTT CTCACTGAACTTGCCATGTGCACGCCCGCTCGCTCCGACGGTCTCCCAGACGCTCTAGACGACGCGCTCACTGAAATATCTAGCCTTGCCTCGCTCATGAACGAGGAAAAACGTGACGCCGACTCTCGATTACGTCTCCTTGATTGGCAAAAACGATTCACAAATTCCGGACGCTCTCCTCTTGTGCAGCCTCATCGTCGTCTTGTCATGGAAGGCCCACTCACACTATCTCGTATCGTCAAGAAAGCTTCAACCTTTGTAGAGTGTGAGACTGTCGTCGAAGGCGATGGGGACCACACAATCATCCCCGGCAGGGCCGTTGTTCCGGTTGACTATGTCATGCCAGAATCGGTAGAAAGAGAAGTGATGTTGATTTTATGTTCTGACATGATGGTGTTGGCGACAGACAGAGGAGAAGGGTGGGACGGGCATGTCAACGTTTTCAACGTGTTGAGGATGACCTCAATGATAGAGCCTGCTAGCTTGACCGGTGGCAATATATTGAGGGTCGTGGATAATAGC TCAATCTATTATTTCAGAGGAGTATCTCGTGAAAATACACTGCAGTGGTGTAGGGCAATCAACTCTGCTCGGCGGTGA